Genomic DNA from Hordeum vulgare subsp. vulgare chromosome 2H, MorexV3_pseudomolecules_assembly, whole genome shotgun sequence:
TGGTGTCAAGATTACAGAAATGGGGTGTGGCGCCTCAATCCCCAACAGGAAGGGCAGGAAGCATTCGAGCGTCGTACAGGTGGCCAAATGTTGAGCTGAATGTTCATTTCTAGATTGATTGTTTTTTGAATCACTATTTCCAAATTAATactctcatcctcttcctctagagGCATCATGTTCAAATCCATAcctccatcctcttcctcttgaggGATCCAATTCAAATTAAtaccttcatcttcttcctcctgagGTATCATGTTCAAATCCATACTCCTGCTATCAATGACAAAAGATGAGTACACCATGGTACCGTAACAAGAATATACACACACACGTAAAAAGAGTATGTAAGTCAAACAAGAAATTGTAAAAATAAAGAGAGCATGATTGTAAAAATAAAGAGAGCGTGATTGTAGAAATTAAACACTAATGAGCAGACCTTGGGATTGGTGTCCTCTTGGTCCTATCTTGCTTTTCAGGGGTTGACATGGCTAAAACTGATTTGACATGGCTAAAACCGATTTAACAGTAAATCAATTCTTGATGTACTCCATGATTGGCATTGTCATGATTCAGCTAAAAGTAAATCAATTTCACGAATTTATAGGTACCAATACTACGATGGATTTCCTTCTTCAGAGTGCAAATAGAGAGCAACACCAGCACACTGGGACTTCTTCATAAAGCAAATAAGAGCAGTAGCACACATGGACTTCTTCAGAGAGCACAGGATCAACAGCAGCAACACGAACAACAGCAACACGAACAGAGGAGCATCAGCAGCAACACGGACAGATGAgcatcatcagcagcagcaacacgaCACGGTCAGTTGGATCAGCAGCAGAAGAACGGGCAGaggatcaacaacaccaacacgaaCAGCAGCAACACGGACAGAGGAGCAGCAGTAGCATCAACAACAATGTTCATACTGACAGAATGAACTTCAGTTAACTGACAGCAAGTAACAAGTACACTGTGACAGTAAAACTAAAATCACTTAACTGACAGAATGTTCATACAATAATTTTGAGTTTGGTTTTGTACCGATCCAGTTAACTGAcatcaagtaacaacaacagagaGCAGAGGAGCAATACTCTGATTAAGTTAACAATACTCTGATAAGCAAATCAACTTCACTAATTTTCAGTTAACAATAATTTCCTTAGGCCTGCACTTACATTGCTCCTAAATGAACTTCAGTTAACAATACTCGATATTCAACAGGAGTATGAAACAAAGGAGCCGGCTACTGTACAATTTTCAGTTAAATGTACATGTACCTTCTTTAGAGAACAGAGGAGCAACACCAACAGCAGCTTTGATCAGACGtagaggagcagcagcagcacgggCACTGAAGCAAAAGCAGCACGGGTAGTGGAGCGGAAGCAGCACGGCAGAGCTCCACCGGCGGCAGGGGAGAAGTAGAGGAGAAACAACAGCATGGGTAGAGGAGAAGGAGCAGCACAGTGGCACACAAAGACACACGCACGAGCTCCTTGTCCAACGGCGCACGCGAGGCGGCTCAAGGAGGGCTAGCGGGAGCTCGAGGAGGATGAGTGGGAGCTCATGCTCCACAGGATCATGGTGGGAAATTCCGGCGACACCCACAGGTAATCGCGGCGGGAGGGAATCGCGATGGCACAAATCTGAGCGGCGGTGGCGGGGCATGTACGTGGCTACGACGACGACGGAGGTGGAGCACTTCTTGTACGGCGGCAAATCACACAGCTTGGCGGCGCTGGCCCCTGGCGACGCACGGCCGACAGTAAAGGAAGAAGACGGAATGGAGGGATTTGTGACTGTTTTGAAActgcaagtttttttttttttttttttggtgcAAAATTAGCATTGAACTGATGGCTTTTGATCCCATAGATCAAATCATCCAGCAGCTACAAGGAGCAAGCAAGCACACTAACTGGTGGATGGATTCTTGACGTGGCACATGCACATGCAAGTACAAAACTATCACGTGGGCTCCTTTGATCGCTGAAACTTGCCGCCGGTACTTAACGCATAGGAGAAACTCGAgacttgatggctaaaggccgtaACGAGCCTTGGCTGTTTTTGCTTTTCGATTGATCTTGTGTTACAAGCACCATCCctagggtgccttttatacacATCTACAAGAGACTATGAAAATAGATTAGAACTAGGTATTATAATATTACTAGGATTCAGTTTGGCTTTTTTCCTAATCCTATGTGTACATGGCAACGTGATTAACTCACATTTATCCCCTAATCACGATGTTCTTACTTTTGACCTGGGTCCCAAACAAGATTGCTGCTTCTCATAACTGTTATCATCGGCATGACCTTTGTCGTCCCTTGCAGCATTTCATGGACCGTCTTTACTGTCGTTGGCTCGTCCGTAGCTTGATGACAACACTCATTTTTGGTCATGTCTTCAATCTTCACCTCTTCTTTGGTGCTTTGTAGACTGTTCTTCGGATCATCGAGGGCACATCTTTTAAACCTGAGCgtgaccatactttggtctaactttgaattccaagctcttggcgcttgcatcagcccgtaaagtgccttcttgagcttgtcaacttccgcttgttcgtctttcttctcgtagctGAGGGGTTGTtctacgtacacttcttctgtgagatcgccgttgaggaaagcggatttaacatccatatgatgaaccttccaatcctcttgtgctgccaaagctaggagcactctcgccgtctcgagtcgagcaaccggtgcaaacacctcatcatagttaactccttaacgttgtacgtagccctttgcaacgagtcttgccttgtactttacaatgacaccctccgtgtccttctttaacttataaacccacttcaaacccatcgccttttggtttggaggtcgggttaccaaagtctacgtgtcattgctctcaatcgccttgatggaaatagactaggactaggtatcCTTAGGGGCGGACCCAGGAAAAAAACTTAGAGGGGGCAAAAATTGTACGGACATATTCATGAACCAACAAGGCAAAAAGAATTCATAGCATTTATGTAAAAAAAACATGGACACTAATCACTTCATTCTTCACGCGTTAACCATGTTTGTGGAAAAGTGAAAGAATACTAACCATTTAAGAACGAATACTAACCATGTtttcgctaagttttttttaATTAACTGGACAACTCTTTTCTTCTTAGTGGACGCAGGATAATTaccatttcaaaaaaaaatacatGAAGATGAAGTGTGCCAAAaactagtagcaagtagcaatagattGTCTAATAATTATTTTGGGCCGAATAGATGATCTGAATTAAAATGGAATTTTTTGTTCTGGACTAGCCATTACTTTTCTTTTGAGAAGGAACCAGCAATTACTGGTAAGTATAAAGTTGCATACTCCCTTCGATCGGAATAAATTGACATTGCATAGAGGTTGTGTTAATTAATATGGATAGGAGAGAATACTTTATATGTCACATTTTTTGAACTGGCCTAATCACTCAGATTGGTAATTATACACACAATTCCATAAGAGTTAGGGAATTAAACGGCATATCTTGATGTCAATTAGAATTAGTGAACTGTGGAATGGAGATGTGTGTTTGATGATGCAGTAGTGCAAGGCAGCAATGGTAAGTCGGCGATTTGCCGCAGCGATCCGGCGAGGCGACTCCGCGGCGACGCGAGGCCAGGTCAAATGCTTGCCAAATTCAATCCCGTGTGTGGCTGCATCCCCGATTATTTTTGACTGGACGATGCGAGCCTGTACGTGAAATCTGGCCATGGGATTAATCAGGCAACGTGCGTGGGTACAGGTAGGAGGCGTCTGACGTACGCTGAAGGCTGCTCGTGTGGCAACTCCTTTTCTTGTGCGGCTTCTTCTGTAGAGTTGGgtttttaaaaataaacaaaTACAAGGCTGAGTGGGGGCAGGGTATTTAACTGAGTGGGGGCACATCGAATATACGTCGGACCAACTGCAATACACTGGAAAAATCGAGTGGGGGCAGCTGCCCCACAGCCTATAACCTGGGTCCGTCCCTGGGTatgctaatactactaggactcggtttatcTTTTTTTCTAATCTTATGTGTACAGGACAACGTGATTAACTCACATGAACTGTGTTTGGGACAAGAAATtctagacggagggagtagtagggaGAAGGAAGTCGTATGGACATGCAAAACGGCAAACCTGTTAAATTCTCAGTAGTAGTGAATGCCATTAATTACTCGTAGATGAGCGTCTCATGTTAATTCTCCGAATACCAAACTGACGCATACGCTCCTGCAAGTTAACCCCTGTTGTTCTATATAAGCACACGTCAATTCCTCTATAACTTCACCAAATCACCCGAGCTCACAGTCACAGATGCggcagacgaccatgtcgcctttCGTCTGCGTCGCCATCCTGCTTCTTGCACTTGCCTCGTCGTCGCCGGCATCAGCCAGCAACCCCAGCATTAGCAGCAACAAtggcgtcgccgtcgccgtcgcggcCGCTAGCGTGCCGACGGCAACGCAGTTCCTGCAGGCGCACAACGACGCGCGCCGCGACGTCGGCGTGGCGCCCCTGGCGTGGAACTCGACGCTGGAGCAGGACGCCAAGCGGTACGCGGGCCGGCTCGGCATCCGCTGCAAGCTGGAGCCGCTCGAGTGGGGCATCCCGCATGTCTACGGGCAGAACACCTACTGGGGCAGCGGGTACCAAGACGGCGCGGCCGTCGCCGGCGCGTGGGTGTACGAGCGGCAGTGGTACGACCACCGCGCCAACGCGTGCGCGCCCGGCAAGATATGCGGGTCCTACACGCAGGTGGTGTGGAACACCACGCAAGAGCTCGGCTGCGCCCGCCGCACCTGCCGGAGCAGCCGCGACACCGTCGCTGTTTGCAGGTATTTCCCTGCCGGCAACTACCCAGGCGTTCCGCCTTACTGAGTAGGAGTACATCCATACGGAGGCTACATCAGGAACGATGTATCTGTTcaaataactttgtatttatatatAATATGATGAGGCGAATTGAAAAAAGTCGTTTGGTCCGGTGTTTATGGGTTATGGTAATGGAAAATTCGGATTAGGATGTGATTGAGGCCCTGTTTGATAACAAAGAATTTTCGTAGTATTTTTAGAATACTGCAGTTTTGGAGATTATTATAGTTTTATTTACAATGAAATGTTTGGTTGGCCTCTAAGAATTGTGATTTTAAAACTACAGTATTAAAAAAACTGTGGTTTTTTCTCTGCATAAAAAAAGAACCCCATACCTCTTTTTAAAAAACCAGAGAAGGCAAAAAGAAGGGGTGGGACGTCGTTATCTTTTTCCCGTGTACTTGTTCGATCTAAACTGCAGTAATATGTGGCGTAATCAAACAGTTTCTCTACATTATGAATACTGCAAAAAATGTTGTTATATTAAAACCATGGTATTTTCTATCTACACGTAAAATTACTGCAGTTTTTAATACTTTAGTTTTTTTACTACTTTGTTATCAAACAGGGCCTGAAGCTGTCTGATACTACTGTTTAGTTCCGTTTGCCGCACGTAATGCCACTCAACGTGTTCTCCTACGGCATCACCATGCCCACGCCCGAACCAGCGAAACCCCATGGGCGAGCCGGGTGTGGCTTTGTTAGGACGTGCACATAGTGGCTGAGCTAGCATTTGACATCAGAATGGTCCGCCCTTAAAAAAAAGGTTTTTGACAAGAAATATGACATGTTCATAAGATTTATGAAGccaactactcccttcgtttgtGTTGGAAACGATTGTTTGGCAATGCTTTACGATGTATTGATCGGTGCATAGCACACGTATATATGAAGTATTGGGCCTCAACCTCAACTATACAAAGGCTAGGAGGTGGTCCGGGCCATACAATGTACATGCACAAACCAtatattcaaccccccccccctccccccccgtcCCCCCGTCGAAGCGTCGCCGGAGACGCAAAGACTGGACCTAAACTCCTCAAAGACAGAAGTAGGCAGTCCTTTTGTCATGACATCGACGAACTGTGGCGCGGTCGAAACATGCAGAACCCGAATGCGCCCAAGAGCCACCTGCTCGCGAACAAAGTGTATGTCGAGCTCAATATGCTCCATTCGACGATGGTGGACCAGGTTGGCGGAGAGGTACACAACAGAGACGTTGTCGCAGTAGACCAGCGTCGCCTTGTGGACATCACAAAGCAACTCCTGAAGCAGCTGATGAAGCCAAGAGCATTCAGCAACGGCGTTAGCCATTGCCCGATACTCTGCCTCGGCACTCGAGCGGGAGAAGGTGGGCTGTCGCTTGGAAGACCAAGAGATCAGAGATGGCCCAAGGTAGACACAGTACCCCGAAGTGGAGCGTCGTGTGTCCGGGCATCCAGCCCAGTCCGCATCAGAGTAGGCGATGAGGTCGGTGGAGGCGGAGGCTGTTAGCGTCAATCCCATGGACTGGGTGTCGCGTATGTAACAAAGGATACGCTTCACCATGGTCCAGTGAGAATCATGCGGAGCATGCATGTGAAGACAGACCTGCTGAACAGCATACTGCAAGTCAGGGGCGCATCAGGGTTAGGTACTGCAAGGCACCCACAATGGAGCGATAGAAGGCTGCATTGGATGCGAGAGAACCCTCCATAGCGGAAACCTTGGCCTTGGTGTCGACGGGCGTGGGAGCAGTCTTGTAGTTAAGCAGGCCTACTCGATCGAGAAGCTCATGGGCGTAACGCTGCTGGTGCAGGAAGAACCCATCGGGTCGTCGAaccacctcaatgccaaggaagtaGTGCAGGGGGCCCAAGTCCTTCAGGGCAAACTCAGCGTGAAGACGAGCAGTGAGCCGCTGGAGGAGTGCGACAGTGGATGCCGTCAGGATGATGTCGTCGACGTACAGGAGCAAGTAGGTTGTGTCAACGACGTGATGATACACGAAGAGGGACGCATCAGAGCAAGTCGATGTAAATCCGAGCGTCTGTAGGAATACATCGATGCGCTGGTACCAAGCGCGAGGCGcccgcttcaacccgtaaagggaACGGGAGAGCAAGCACACATGGTCTGGATGCGTGGCGTGGACGAAGCCGGTGGGCTTCTCACAGAACACCTGCTCAACGAGGTGACCGTGCAAGAAGGCGTTAGAAATGTCCAACTGATGCATAGGCCAAGCTCGGGAGACAGCAAGCTGGAGCACGGTGCGGATCGTGCCCGGTTTCACAACCGGGGCAAAGGTGTCGGTGAAGTCCACGCCCGCACGCTGCCGAAAGCCTcgaaccacccagcgagccttatAGCGCTCGAGAGTGCCATCGGACGAGTCTTGTGCCGAAACACCCATTTGCCCGAGATGATGTTAGCACGAGGCGGCCGAGGTACAACCTGCGAGGTGCGGTTCCGCTGGAGTGCATCGAACTCGTCCTGCATCGCAGCGAGCCAATGAGGGTCCCGAAGGGCGGCTCGAGCTGACGATGGGAGAGGGGACGGTGCAGAGGTGGAAGCAGCGAGAAGCTACTCGTCGCTGGTGTACCGCATGCTCGGACGGAAGGTGCCAGCCCGAGAGCGAGTCATCGGGCGGGGCTGCGAGTCCGGGGCGATGGTGGGCGATGAAGACGAGGAGCCCGTGGGAGACGTCGGGTGGGCTGCCATGGCCTCCGGGGAGGCCGACGACAACGTGGTCGCCGAAGTGTCCGACGGTGTGGTGTGCGTCGGGAAACCGATGGCGACGGGGCCGCCGGAGGAACCGGTGGCGTAGTTGGCGGCGGGGACGCCAATGGCGCTGCGGGCGCCGGATGAGGTGCAGCCCCGAAGGCAGCCAGGCAAGGAGAAACTCGACCCGTGGCGCGGGGGGCACCCTCAACGACGGGAGGCGGCCCAAGAGAGGCACGTGGGCGGCCGTCACCGGGAGCGGGCAAAGCCGCAACATCCGAAGGTACCTGCTGAAAAGGAAAAAACCATCTCATCAAAGTAAATGTGTCGGGAAGTGATGACCCGATGTGAGAGAGGATCGTAGCAGCGGTAGCCTTTGGTGTTGGCGGGATAGCCGAGAAAGATGCAGGCTACGGACCGCGGTGCAAGCTTATGAGGAGTAGTGGAAGCGGTGTGGTAGCACAGGCAACCGAAAATGCGGAGCTCAGCATAGGAAGGTGGCGTGCCGAACAAAAGGTGATGAGGTGCAAAGTTGCCGCAAGGGCGATAGGGGCGAATGTTGATGAGAAGTGATGCGGTGGCAAGCGCGTCAGGCCAGAAACGTGGTGGCACGTTGGCGTGAAAGAGAAGGGTGCGGACACAGTCATTAAGAGTGCGAAGCACGCGCTCAGCGCGACCATTTTGTTGCGAAGTGTACAGGCAAGTTAGACGAAAAATCGTGTCGTGGGTGGCGAGAAGGTTGTGAATCgcaaggttatcaaactcattccCGTTATCTGTTTGCAATGCATGAATGGGGCGTCCAAACTGCATGGAGACATATGAGTAGAATGTGGTGAGAGTGGGAACATCATTCGACTTTCGCCGCAACGGGAAGGTCCACACATAGTGTGAAAAAttgtcaaggatgacaagataataaaCATAGCCCGTATTACTTGCAACAGGAGAGGTCCAGACATCACTATGAATTAACTCAAATGGGTATGAGGCAACATGCGAGGAAGTGCTAAAAGGAAGACGAACATGTTTGCCGAGACGACAAGCATGACAAGTGTGATCGTCGATCTTATCACACGTGAATGAAAAACTCCGAAGAATATGACGAAGGGTGGTGGTGTTGGGATGACCGAGACGCGTGTGCCAAAGGTCCACTCCGACGGAAAGCGTCATGGGAGCGGCGACGGAGGAAGTGGGCGAGTGGACAGGGTAGAGCTCGTCGGGTCTGTCACAGCGGTAGAGCACCATCCGGGTACGGGCATCCTTAACAGAAAAAACCAAACATGTCAAATTCAATGGTGACAAGATTGTGACGTGTAAGACAACGAACGGAAACAAGGTTTTTAATGATGTCAATGTCAGAAGAAACTAGGACATTAGAAAGGTGTAATGGTGTGAAGTTAGAGGGAAAAGCAACATGACCGACATGAGTAATAGGCATGGAAGAACCGTCACCGACGGTAATGCGAGCAGTTGTGTGAACTGGGTGAGCGGTAAGAAGGTTACCGGGGTTGGCGGCCATGTGAGCCGTGGCTCCGGTATCCATGTACGAGTCGCCACCGCC
This window encodes:
- the LOC123428744 gene encoding pathogenesis-related protein PRMS-like → MRQTTMSPFVCVAILLLALASSSPASASNPSISSNNGVAVAVAAASVPTATQFLQAHNDARRDVGVAPLAWNSTLEQDAKRYAGRLGIRCKLEPLEWGIPHVYGQNTYWGSGYQDGAAVAGAWVYERQWYDHRANACAPGKICGSYTQVVWNTTQELGCARRTCRSSRDTVAVCRYFPAGNYPGVPPY